In a genomic window of Ralstonia nicotianae:
- the xseA gene encoding exodeoxyribonuclease VII large subunit: MDTPAAAPASPSAVPAPPPPSPVGPGRGGQEVLSVSEVNRRIAGLLERHFALGWVRGEISNFTRAGSGHWYFSLKDAGAQIRCVMFKGRNQYADFTPREGEAVEVRALVTLYEARGELQLSVEAIRRAGLGNLYEAFLRLKAALEAQGLFDAARKRPLPRHPHAIGVVTSLQAAALRDVLTTLHRRAPHVPVVVYPVPVQGAGAAERIAAMLDLVNARAEVDVIILCRGGGSIEDLWAFNEEPVARAVAASDIPIVAGVGHETDVTIVDFVADVRAPTPTGAAELVSPDRARMLRDVAGCWDALSATLRRQLDRRAQTVDWLARRLRSPQAQMRERRAGLAHLEGRLRFALHGRVQRAEHGQRLLAMRLDAARPDIARERTALQGIEAALARAMRATLDRAQTRLSHHQAGLELLAPQRTLERGYAVLLDAKGQAIRDPAALHARARIEARLARGAVDIEIAQVQPKLPEM, encoded by the coding sequence ATGGATACTCCGGCCGCCGCGCCGGCATCGCCATCGGCCGTTCCGGCACCCCCGCCGCCCTCGCCGGTCGGGCCGGGGCGGGGCGGGCAGGAGGTGCTGTCCGTCTCCGAGGTCAACCGGCGCATCGCCGGGCTGCTGGAGCGCCACTTTGCGCTCGGCTGGGTGCGCGGCGAGATTTCGAACTTCACGCGCGCCGGCAGCGGGCACTGGTATTTCTCGCTCAAGGATGCCGGCGCGCAGATCCGCTGCGTGATGTTCAAGGGCCGCAACCAGTACGCCGATTTCACCCCGCGCGAGGGGGAGGCGGTCGAGGTGCGCGCGCTGGTCACGCTGTACGAGGCGCGCGGCGAGCTGCAGTTGAGCGTCGAGGCCATCCGCCGGGCCGGCCTGGGCAATCTGTACGAGGCCTTCCTGCGGCTCAAGGCGGCGCTGGAGGCACAGGGGCTGTTCGATGCGGCGCGCAAGCGTCCGCTGCCGCGCCATCCGCATGCGATCGGCGTGGTGACCTCGCTGCAGGCGGCGGCATTGCGCGATGTGCTGACCACGCTGCATCGGCGCGCGCCGCATGTGCCGGTGGTGGTCTATCCCGTACCGGTGCAGGGCGCCGGCGCGGCCGAGCGGATTGCGGCCATGCTCGATCTCGTCAACGCGCGGGCCGAAGTCGATGTGATCATCCTGTGCCGGGGCGGCGGCAGCATCGAAGACCTGTGGGCCTTCAACGAAGAGCCGGTCGCGCGCGCCGTGGCGGCCTCGGACATTCCCATCGTGGCCGGCGTCGGCCATGAGACCGACGTCACCATCGTCGATTTCGTCGCCGACGTGCGCGCGCCCACGCCGACCGGGGCCGCCGAACTGGTCAGCCCCGACCGCGCCCGCATGCTGCGCGATGTGGCGGGCTGCTGGGACGCGCTGTCCGCGACGCTGCGCCGGCAGCTGGACCGCCGCGCCCAGACGGTCGACTGGCTGGCCCGCCGCCTGCGCAGCCCGCAGGCGCAGATGCGCGAACGGCGCGCCGGGCTGGCGCATCTGGAAGGCCGCCTGCGCTTCGCTCTGCATGGCCGCGTGCAGCGCGCCGAGCATGGGCAGCGCCTGCTGGCGATGCGGCTGGACGCCGCCCGGCCGGACATCGCGCGCGAACGCACCGCGCTGCAGGGCATCGAGGCCGCGCTGGCACGCGCCATGCGCGCCACGCTGGACCGTGCGCAGACCCGCCTGTCGCATCATCAGGCCGGGCTGGAACTGCTGGCGCCGCAGCGCACGCTGGAGCGCGGCTACGCGGTGCTGCTCGATGCCAAGGGGCAGGCCATCCGCGATCCGGCCGCGCTGCATGCGCGCGCGCGCATCGAGGCGCGGCTGGCGCGGGGCGCGGTCGATATCGAGATCGCTCAGGTCCAGCCCAAGCTGCCCGAGATGTGA
- the sodB gene encoding superoxide dismutase [Fe], giving the protein MAHTLPPLPYALDALAPHISKETLEFHYGKHHQTYVTNLNNLIPGTEFENLSLEDIVKKSSGGLFNNAAQVWNHTFYWNGLKPNGGGAPAGALADAINAKWGSFDKFKEEFTKVAIGTFGSGWAWLVKKADGSLDLVSTSNAATPLTTDAKPLLTCDVWEHAYYIDYRNARPKYVEAFWSLVNWDFVASNFA; this is encoded by the coding sequence ATGGCCCACACGCTCCCCCCGCTGCCGTACGCACTCGACGCCCTGGCGCCGCACATCTCCAAGGAAACCCTGGAGTTCCACTACGGCAAGCACCACCAGACCTACGTCACGAACCTGAACAACCTGATCCCGGGGACCGAGTTCGAGAACCTGAGCCTGGAAGACATCGTCAAGAAGTCCTCGGGCGGCCTCTTCAACAACGCCGCGCAGGTGTGGAACCACACGTTCTACTGGAACGGCCTGAAGCCCAACGGCGGCGGCGCTCCGGCCGGCGCGCTGGCTGACGCCATCAACGCCAAGTGGGGCAGCTTCGACAAGTTCAAGGAAGAGTTCACCAAGGTCGCCATTGGCACCTTCGGCTCGGGCTGGGCCTGGCTGGTGAAGAAGGCGGACGGCTCGCTGGACCTGGTGTCCACCTCCAATGCCGCCACGCCGCTGACGACGGACGCCAAGCCGCTGCTGACCTGCGACGTGTGGGAACACGCCTACTACATCGACTATCGCAACGCCCGTCCGAAGTACGTCGAGGCGTTCTGGAGCCTGGTCAACTGGGATTTCGTCGCGAGCAACTTCGCCTGA
- a CDS encoding IS3 family transposase (programmed frameshift), translated as MAKYEEAFKRQVVQEYLRGAVGTAGLSQKYGIGRSVIRRWINAWQRHGKSGLRKKHEAYSAEFKLTVLQRMWRDELSYQQVSAVFDLREAGGVSRWDRQYHEGGFDALQPRRKGGAPIMSQSKQDPQPAAQPAQDERSREDLLKENECLRAEVAYLKKFRCPAACQTAAGTKEKAQVVSALRERHSLSSLLKAANLARSTYYYQMATSQAEDRHGALKERIQHIYAQHKGRYGYRRITATLRRAGTLVNHKTVQRLMSALQLKSLVRPKKYRSYRGQVGRVAPNLLQREFEASKPNEKWVTDVTEFNVGGKKLYLSPVLDLYNGEIVAWQTSERPDYTLIREMLDKALRKLRPCETPMLHSDQGWPYQMAAYRRKLAARGLRQSMSRKGNCLDNAAMESFFGTLKSECFRLERFADIDQLRRAIAEYIRYYNHERIKIKLKGLSPVQYRTQPLAA; from the exons ATGGCGAAGTATGAAGAGGCGTTCAAGCGCCAAGTAGTTCAGGAGTATTTGAGGGGGGCCGTTGGGACCGCAGGGCTGAGCCAGAAGTACGGGATAGGCCGTTCTGTGATCCGGCGCTGGATCAACGCGTGGCAGCGCCATGGGAAATCCGGACTACGCAAGAAGCATGAAGCGTATAGCGCCGAGTTCAAGCTGACGGTGCTGCAGCGCATGTGGCGCGACGAGTTGTCCTATCAGCAAGTCAGCGCTGTGTTCGATTTGCGTGAGGCTGGCGGCGTCAGCCGCTGGGACCGCCAGTATCATGAGGGCGGTTTCGACGCCCTACAGCCGCGCCGCAAAGGCGGGGCACCCATCATGTCCCAGTCCAAGCAAGATCCCCAACCCGCTGCGCAGCCGGCTCAAGACGAGCGCTCGCGCGAGGATTTGCTCAAAGAGAACGAGTGTTTGCGCGCGGAGGTGGCGTACCTAAAAAAGT TTAGATGCCCTGCTGCGTGCCAAACAGCAGCAGGCACCAAAGAAAAAGCGCAAGTCGTGAGTGCGCTGCGTGAGCGGCATTCATTGTCGAGCTTGCTCAAGGCCGCGAATCTCGCACGCAGCACGTACTACTACCAGATGGCGACAAGCCAGGCAGAGGATCGTCACGGCGCGCTCAAGGAGCGCATTCAGCACATCTATGCCCAGCACAAGGGCCGATATGGCTACCGCCGGATCACGGCGACGCTCCGTCGGGCAGGGACGTTGGTGAATCACAAGACCGTACAGCGATTGATGTCGGCGCTACAGTTGAAGTCACTCGTGCGGCCGAAGAAATACCGCTCTTACCGCGGGCAAGTCGGGCGGGTTGCTCCCAATCTGCTACAGCGCGAGTTTGAGGCGAGCAAGCCGAACGAGAAGTGGGTAACGGACGTGACGGAGTTCAACGTCGGCGGCAAAAAGCTGTACCTGTCGCCCGTCCTGGACCTGTACAACGGAGAGATCGTCGCCTGGCAAACCAGTGAACGACCTGATTACACGCTGATCCGGGAGATGCTCGACAAGGCGTTGCGCAAGCTGCGCCCGTGCGAGACGCCGATGCTGCATTCGGATCAAGGCTGGCCGTATCAAATGGCAGCGTATCGTCGCAAACTGGCCGCGCGAGGCCTGCGCCAGAGCATGTCCCGCAAAGGCAACTGCCTAGACAATGCGGCAATGGAAAGCTTCTTCGGCACACTCAAGTCAGAGTGCTTCCGGTTAGAGCGCTTCGCGGACATCGACCAACTGCGACGCGCCATTGCCGAATACATCCGGTACTACAATCACGAGCGCATCAAGATCAAGCTAAAAGGGCTGAGCCCTGTGCAATACAGGACTCAGCCCTTGGCCGCCTAA